A stretch of the Mycolicibacterium celeriflavum genome encodes the following:
- a CDS encoding acyl-CoA dehydrogenase family protein: MSEFLATGMLPDHYEQLAKTVSDFAQSVVAPVAAKHDEEHSFPYEVVAGMADMGLFGLPFPEEYGGMGGDYFALCLALEELGKVDQSVAITLEAGVSLGAMPVYRFGNEKQKQEWLPLLASGKALGAFGLTEAGGGSDAGATKTTAKLDDGHWVINGSKQFITNSGTDITKLVTVTAVTGESGGRKEISAILVPVPTAGFTAEPAYNKVGWNASDTHPLSFDDVRVPEENLLGERGRGYANFLRILDEGRIAIAALSVGSAQGCVDECVRYAKEREAFGAAIGTYQAIAFKIARMEARAHIARTAYYDAAALMLAGKPFKKAASIAKMVASEAAMDNARDATQIFGGYGFMNEYSVARHYRDSKILEIGEGTTEVQLMLIGRELGL; this comes from the coding sequence ATGAGTGAATTTCTGGCCACCGGCATGCTGCCGGACCACTACGAACAGCTGGCCAAGACGGTGAGCGACTTCGCCCAGAGCGTGGTGGCGCCCGTCGCGGCCAAACACGACGAAGAACACTCGTTCCCGTACGAGGTGGTCGCGGGGATGGCCGACATGGGCTTGTTCGGCCTGCCGTTCCCTGAGGAGTACGGCGGCATGGGCGGCGACTACTTCGCGTTGTGCCTGGCGCTGGAGGAACTCGGCAAGGTCGACCAGAGCGTCGCGATCACGCTCGAGGCCGGTGTGTCACTGGGCGCGATGCCGGTGTACCGGTTCGGGAACGAGAAGCAGAAGCAGGAGTGGCTGCCACTGCTGGCCAGCGGCAAGGCGCTTGGTGCGTTCGGGCTCACCGAAGCCGGCGGCGGTAGCGACGCCGGTGCCACGAAGACGACCGCCAAGCTCGACGATGGGCATTGGGTGATCAACGGGTCCAAGCAGTTCATCACCAACTCGGGTACCGACATCACCAAGCTCGTCACGGTCACGGCCGTCACAGGCGAAAGTGGTGGCAGGAAAGAGATCTCGGCGATCCTGGTGCCCGTTCCGACGGCGGGCTTCACCGCCGAACCGGCGTACAACAAGGTGGGCTGGAACGCGTCGGACACCCACCCGCTGAGCTTCGACGACGTGCGGGTGCCCGAGGAGAACCTGCTCGGCGAACGCGGGCGGGGCTACGCGAACTTCCTGCGCATCCTCGACGAGGGCCGCATCGCGATCGCCGCGCTTTCGGTCGGATCCGCGCAGGGCTGCGTCGACGAATGCGTCCGCTACGCCAAGGAACGCGAGGCGTTCGGCGCCGCGATCGGCACCTACCAAGCCATCGCGTTCAAGATCGCACGGATGGAGGCCCGCGCGCATATCGCCCGCACGGCCTATTACGACGCCGCCGCGCTGATGCTGGCCGGTAAGCCGTTCAAGAAGGCGGCTTCGATCGCCAAGATGGTTGCCAGTGAGGCCGCGATGGACAACGCCCGTGATGCGACCCAGATCTTCGGGGGCTACGGCTTCATGAACGAGTATTCCGTCGCGCGGCACTACCGCGACAGCAAGATCCTCGAAATCGGCGAGGGCACAACCGAAGTGCAGCTGATGCTGATCGGGCGGGAGCTGGGCCTGTGA